A region of the Parafrankia irregularis genome:
TGCTGTCCGTGCCGAACCCGGCCGTCACGCCCACGAACCTGCTGTTCAACGTCATCGCGACGCCGGGATCGCTGCTTCGCTATCGGCAGCAGAAGCAGCTCGGTGGTCCGCTGACCCGCCGGCTCGTCGCGGGCACCCTGCCCGCGGTGGTGCTCGGGGCTGTCGTACGGGTCGTCTTCGCCCCGGGGGCGGCGGTGTTCCGCCTGCTGCTCGCCTGCCTGCTGCTGCCGCTCGGGACCTGGCTGTGCGTGCGCACCCTGCGCCCGCCCCGACCCCGCGGCGCGCACGCCGCCGCGCCGGGACTGCGCGCGGTCAGGCCACTCGCGGCCGTCGTCGGTTTCGTCGGCGGCCTCTACGGCATCGGCGGCGGCTCCATCCTCGGACCGATCCTCGTCGGGCGCGGCCTACCGATCGCGCAGGTCGCTCCCGCCACGCTCGCCTCCACGCTCCTCACCTCGATCGCCGGCGCGGTGACGTACGCGCTGCTGGCCCTGGCCGCGCCCGGCAGCATCGCCCCGCACTGGGCACTCGGCTTCGCCTGCGGCTTCGGCGGCCTGCTCGGCGGCTATCTCGGGGCCCGGCTGCAGCCGCGGCTTCCCAACACCGCCCTGCGGCTGCTCCTCGGCGCCCTGGCGATCATGCTGGCGATCCTCTACTTCGCCCGGGCAACCTGACTGGCGGAGGTCCGGGCCGCGTCGACGCCCAGTAGGCAGTGAGCCCGTCGACGGCGCGGTTCACGATCTCGTCCACTGGGAGTGACCCGTCGACGGCCATGCCCGCCTCGCCGGGGCGCAGCGGTTCCAGCGCGGCGAACTGGGAGTCGACGAGGGATACCGGCATGAAGTGGTCCCGCCGGCCGGAGACGCGCGCGACGATCAGCTCGCGGGGCGTGTCCAGGTGCAGGAACCACGTGCCCGGGCCGCCCTGGCCGAGAACGTCGCGGTAGCGGGCCCGCAGCGCCGAGCAGGACGCGACGCCGCCGTCGCCGGCGGCCAGCCGGTCGGTGATCCACACGGCGATGGAGGCGAGCCAGGGCAGCCGGTCCTCGTCGTTCAGTGGCTGCCCCGAGCTCATCTTGGCGATGTTCTCCGGCGGATGGAACGCGTCCGCCTCCGCGTAGTCGACACCGAGCCGCTCCGCGAGCAGCTGGCCGACCGTGGTCTTGCCACTGCCGCTCACCCCCATCACCACGACGATGGTCCTTCGCGCGCGTCCAGACAGGGTCACGTCTCTCCTCACCGGCGGAACTCGTTGCGCCAAGGGGCCCGGTCCCGGTGGCCAGTGCGACAGTCTGCCGTCCGCACGGGTCGGCGAGGAGGGGCGAGTTCCGGATTCACCCCGCCTCGATCGCTCCTGATCATCCCGGGTGATGGTCGGATGCGCCCGCTGGGCCCCCGTCAGACGCCGATCATCGGGCGGGCCGCGTCGACGTCGGCGGGAAGGTGGGTCAGCTCGTCGCGCAGCCGCTCCAGCGTCTGGCGCATGGCGACGGGCGTGCTGACGTCCCGGCCGCTGAGCCGTTCGAAACGCAGCACCAGCGCGGAGGGCGACAGCTCGAAGGTCTGGGTGAGGTGGGTTCCGCCGTCATGCGCGCGGAGCTGGAAGCGCCAGAGCGTGCTGTCGGGCTTGCTCCTGGTCCGCCGGGTGCGGTAGGCGAACTCCCGCCCCGGTTCGGCGGTCACCACCTCGCATTCGCGTGACCAGCGCATCCCGCGTGAACGGTTCCAGCCGCGGAAGCGGGCGCCGACGGCGGGCCCGGACGCGCCGTCGAGCCAGACGCACCGGTAGCACTCGGGGCTGTGGTGGGCCATGCCCACGACGTCGGCCACCGCCGCGTACACCTGGTCGGTCGGCGCGGGCACGAAGATCTCGGCGGAGCCGCGCAGAAGCACCGGGCCCGGGTCGACCACGAGGTCTCCGTAGGCGGTGGCCAGGCGGCGCTGGTAGCCGGAACGGCTCGCGGCGAGCAGGAGCGGCAGGACGGGCCCGAGACCGGCGGCGACGTCCGCCGCGCGCTGGGGGTTCGCCGCGGCGAGCCACGGCAGCACGAACGACAGCCGCATCTTCGCGCCCCGGCTCACCCGCTTCTCGAGCTGGGTCAGTTCGTCGTCGGAGACCCGGTCCTCGATGGCCGGCACGACCAGTGCCTCCTCGGTGGCGAGGTGCTCGGCCATGAGGTTGTGCAGGCTGGCGGTCACCGCGGCGAGAGCCGACACGCTCGAACCGTCGTTCCCGTCGTTCCCGTTGTTTCCGTCGTTCCCGGTGGGGCCGGCGGGTCGGTTGGGTCTGGCACGTCCGGTGCTCTCGGCCGGCCCGGCGAGGTCGGCCAGTGTCGCGCGCAGGCGCTGGATCAGCAGATCGAGCCGGTCGTGGTCGGCGCTGAGGGCATCGAGGGTATCGAGGTCGCCGGAGCCGAGGCCGCGCTGGCGCAGCAGGGGCCACAGGTGGTCGTCCTCGGCGACGTGATGGTGGTGGAGGGCGTCGAGGGCCTCGTCCACGTGGGCCCGCAGCGCGGTGAGCTGCGCCGGGCCGGCGACGCGGCGGCCGGCGGCGAGCGATGCAGCGAAGTCGGCGATGCGACGCAGCTCCAGGCGGATGCCGTCGTGCATCAGAAGATAGGCGTTCGGATTGGCCATGGGAACGTCCTCCCTGAGATCGTTGTAGGGTGACGGTATTGAACCCAGGTCGACTGGAGTGAAATTGGTCGTGAAGCCGACCCGCGCCTACCGCTCGCCGCACCGCGCCGCGCAGGCCCAGGCCACCCGCGCCGCGATCCTCGACGCCGCCGTCGAGCTCTTCTGCGCCGACGGCTATGCCCGCACGACGATGCAGGCGATCGCCGCGAAGGCGGGTGTGGCCGTCGAGTCCGTCTACGGGCTGGCGCCCAAGGCCAGGCTGCTGGAGCTGGCGCTGGAGCGGACCGTCGTCGCGGGTGAGAACACCCCACTGGCCCAGGAGGAGTCCTTCCGCGCCGCGCTCGACGCCGAGGACCAGCGCGACCAGTTGCGACTGTTCGGCGTCATGGCCGGGCGCCGGGCGAGGAGCTACGCCGCCATCAGCCGCGCCTACGTCCAGGCCGCGGCCCAGGACGAGGCCATCGCGGCCGCCTGGCACGAGCAGGAGCGGCGCCGGCTGCAGGACATGCGCCTGTTCGTCGAGGCGGTGGCAGCGCGCGGTGATCTACGCCCCGAGCTCACGGTCGAGTGCGCGGCCACCCGCCTGTGGGCCGCGTGTAACTGGTACACGGCCTGGCTGCTGTACGAGGCGGAACCCGACCGCGACGAGGCCTCGGTCGCCGGGTGGTTCGAGGTGACGGCCGCCGCGCTGCTGTTGCCGTGAGCCCAGGCCCACAGCACCCGATCGGCACCCGATCGGCACCCGATCGGCACCCGATCTGTATCTGATCGGCGGTGCGCCGCGGCTCCCCGGGTGGTCCCGGGTCAGGCCGCCTTCACCTGGTTACGCCCGCCGTTCTTCGCCCGGTACAGGGCGGCATCCGCGGCGTTGGTCAGGGTGGCCACGCCGTCGCCTGGTGTCTCGCCATCGTCGTCGGCGGGGGTTGCCGCGGTGACCCCGATGCTGACGGTGATGATCGACTCGGCCGTCAGCGGGTGTGGTTCGGCGAGGTCCTCCACCGCGTGGCAGAGGCGCCGGCCGAGACGAGCCGCGGTGACCAGGTCGGTGTCGGGCATCACGACGGTGAACTCCTCCCCGCCGTAGCGCGCGGTGAGCAGCGCGTCGCCGACGTTCCTCTCGAGGCAGGCGGCGACGCGCTGCAGGCATCGGTCACCGGCGGCGTGCCCGAAGTGGTCGTTGTAGAGCTTGAAGTGGTCGATGTCGATCATCGCCAGCGCGATGGGTGTGCCGTGTTGCCGGGCGCGCTGCCATTCGGCCTTCAGGACCTCCCCGAGGCGCCGCCGGTTGGCGAGCCCGGTCAGCGGGTCGGTGACCGACAGTTGTTCCAGCTGGCGGTTCGCGGCGGCGAGCTGCCTGTTCGTCGCGGCCAGCTCCTTGGTCCGGTCGGCCACCTTGCGTTCCATCGACGCGTAGACCCGGGCGTTGTCGAGCGAGACCGCGAGCTGCCCGGCGATGAGCATGATGCCCTCGAGGCGCTCGGCGGAGAACGCACCACGGATCATCCGGTTCTCCAGCAGCAGCATCGCCCGCAGGGTGCGTCGGATGGTGATCGGAATGGTGAGCAGCGAGCAGTGCTCGAGGCCGGCGAAATAGGCGTCACGCTGAAAGCGGTCGTCCCGTGCGGCGTTGGCGACGACGACGGGCTCGTGGGTACGGGCCGCGTAGCGGACGACGGAGGACGGCAGCACGCGCCGCCGGCCGGCCTCGCAGAGCGTGACGGTGTCGCCGGAGTCGGTCGGCACCAGCCATGTGTCCTGCTCCTGGTCGTACAGCAGCAGATGGACGCTGGTGGCGCCGGTCATCTCGGAGAGAATTCCCGCGACCTTCGTCTGGAGACCGGCGACGCTGGTCTCGGAGCTGAGGGCCTGGGAGGCGGCGACGACGGCGAGCAGGTCCACGGTGCCGATCGCCACCGCCGAGCGGCGGCCGGGCCGCTCCGCCGCCAAGGCGACGGTCGGCTCCTGGGTCGCGGGCGTGATCCCGGCCAGGGTGCTGCTCCGCAGCCCCGGGTAGGCCCAGTCGAGCTGGCTGACCTTCGCGGTCGCGCCCCACTCGAGGTACTGGCGGCGGGCGGTCGCCAGGAGCGCATGGCCGGCCTCCTCCATGGCATGTGCCAGGTAGAAGCGTGCGGCGCGTTCCAGGACGAGGGCCCGGTGCCACGGGCGCGTCCGGACGGAGACCTCCCTGAGCGCCACGTCAAACGCGTACGCCGCCTCATGGAAGTTCCCGACGGCCCACGCCCGCTCCGCCTCCACCAGGCGCAGCAGAGGCAGGAAGTTGGATGGTGCGTCGGCCGCGCGCGCGGCCAGCCATTCGATCGACGTGTCGAGTTCGCGCAGCGGGGTGTCGTGCTGCTCCGCATCCTGCGCACCCGCATCCTGCGCACCTGCATCCTGCGCACCCGCGGCCCGTACCTGGGCCGCCAGCGCGATCGCGAGCGTCAGCCGCGCGACCGCCGCGGAATAGTTCGTCTCGATCGCGAACCTGCAGGGCACCACGGCCGCGGCGTGGCGTGCCGCGTCGGCCGGGCGGTCCAGAATCGTGGCCAGGAGAGCCCGGGCCCCATGCAGGTTGGCCACGGAGAACGGGTCGTCGGCCAACAGGCTCAGCTCGGCCGCCTCGTCACCGGCCGATTCGGTGGCCTCGCCGCGCAGCGCCTGTACCAGCCGCAGGTATTCCCGGAACGCTCCCTCGGCGTGTCTGTTGCCGGTGCGCGCGGCGAACGCTAGCGCCTCGTCGACCGCCGCGGCGACGACATCCAGTGATGGCGCGCTGTCCAACAGCGCACCGATCAGGGCCTGGTGGACCCAGCACGCGTTCTGCAGGTCGCCGCCCCGCACGAGGCCCTCCAGCGCCTGACGGCCCTGGGGCGGAATGTCCTCCAGCGGCGCGAACCAGTGGCTGCTGGTGATCACATAGATGAACTGTGCCTGCCAGATCTCGGGCTTATAGCCCAGGGTTTTCCCGACAGCAAGTATCCGTTGCAGGATGCGGTGCCCGGTGCGGTAGTCACCTCTGCGGACAATGGACACGATGGAGAGGTGGCTGACCGGGCCGATCAGGGTGCGATCCGGGCCGCGCTGCGCCCAGATCTCGAGCATCTTGATGCTCAGCCAGGCCATCAGCGTCTGGTCGCAGAAGAACGTCGCGACCATGAGCCGGTTGACGAGCCGGATGACAGCGAGCTCGTTCTGGTCGGTGACACCCGGCTTGCGAAGGTCATCTGCCTCGCTGGTCGTGTCGAGCCACCGCGGGAGCTCGTCGAGGCCCCGGTCGGTCTCGGCGCTGACCGCGCCCTCGCCCGGGACGGAGACGCCGAGGCGCCGCAGCTGGCCGAGGCCGAGCCGCGTCGCCTCGCTGGCGCGTCCCCGGTTGGTGAGACTGATGACCTGCACCACCGTGGCGGAGGTGAGCTGCGTCGGCCGGGTGCACAGCCGACAGATGGTCCGGTAGGTGTCGTCTGCGTCCTCCAGCCGGCCGAGGCTGTACAGCGCGGCCTGCCGCTCGGTGAGGACCGCGATCAGGTGGTCGGTGTCGGCGGGGTCGACGAGTTCGACCGCCGCCGCCAGGAACCGCTCCACCAGCGGGTAGTTGCTCAGCAGCTTCGCCTGCTCGGCGGCGCGGAGGAAGAGCGCGCCCACCGCCCGTCGTTCCTCGGTTCCCTGTACGGCGTCGACCACCGGCAGGTACTGCTCGGCTGCCGCGGCGAAGAGCTCCGGCCGGGCCGCCAGCCGACGCGCCAGGCGCAGCCGCCGCGTGGCCTGTTCCCGCGCGGGACGGCCGCCCAGCACGGACTCCCGCGTCCGGTCATGGTGAAAACGGACGCTCGGATGGCCGTCGGACTCCCGCACCAGCAGACCGTCGGCCAGCGCGGGCGTGAGCAGCCGCTCGACCTCCTCCGCTGGCAGCCCCGCCGCGGCCGCCAGGACGTCCAGTTCCACCTGGCCCCCCAGGCACGCCATCGCCGCCAGGAGCTCGGCGGTGTCCGGTGGCAGCGTCGCGACCCGGGCGGCCAGCAGCGCGGTCACCTCCACCCGGTCGAGGCGGCGGCGCAGTACCGCCGCATCCCATCGCCATCCGCCCGGACCCGGAGTCACGATGCCGTCGCGCCGCAACGAGTTGAGCAGCTCCACGACGTCGTACGGATTGCCGCCGGTCGACGGCGCGACCGCCCGGGCAAGCCGCGCGGCGGGTTCCGGAGCCAGGTGCAGCATGTCGGCGACCATGGACGTCTGGTCCGCGGGCGACAGGGCGCGCAGTCGCAGGCGCTGCGGGCCGGTCCGCTGGCCGCACCAGCGGGCGAGCATCGGCGCCAGGGGATGAGCGGCGTCGATGTCACTCTCCCGGTACGCGGCGACCAGCAACAGCCCGGCGATCCGCTCCTCACCGCTGAACACCAGGTCGATGAAGCTCAGCGGCGTACGCTCGGCCCACTGCAGGTCGTCGATGAAGAACACCACCGGCCGCGTGGCTGAGACGACGGCGCGCAGCACCTCGACCGGCGTACGAGACAGCCGCACCGGCGCCGTCATCGGGTCCCCGGGTTCGGGGGGAACCCTCAGCAGCGCTGCCAGCTCCGGCACGGTGGCCGTGATCAGGCCGGCGTTGGAACCCAACCCCCGCAGCATCCGCTCCCGCACCTGCGCCAGGAAGTCCTCGGGCTCGGCCAGCAACAGCCGGCCCAGCGCGCGCAGCCCCTGCCGGACCCCGTCGTAGTCCTGGCCACGGCGGTACTGGTCGAACTTGCCCGCCACGAACCAGCCGTTGTCGCCGGCCACGATCGGTCGCAGCGCATTGACCAGGGACGTCTTGCCGACGCCCGGCGCGCCTGTGACGAGGACCCCGTGCGAGCCCCCGGTGATGGCCTTGGCGAACGCCGCGTCCAGCTCGTCGACCTCCCGGTCGCGGCCGACCAGCCGGGAGGGCGCCAGCGGGCGCATCGGGAGATCGTGCTCGCCGGGGCGCACCGCCATCGCGCCGTGACGCACCAGCGCGAGATCGTGCGCGAGCCCGTCGGCCGACTGGTAGCGGTCGTCGGGTTCCTTCTCCAGCAGGTGCATGATGATGACGGAAAGGCCGGCGGGCACGGACGGATTGACTGTTCCCGGCCGCGTCGGGACCCGAGTGAGATGATCATGAATGATCCGGAACGGGTTCCCGGTGCCGAACGGCGGTGCCCCGGTGGCCAGCTCGTACAGGGTGGCCCCGAGCGCGTACAGGTCGGCTCGCTGGTCGACCGGGCGGCCGGTCCGCCCGATCAGCTCCGGTGCCAGGTAGGGCAGGGTCCCGACGGTCGCGCCGTGGTAGCCGGACTCCGGGCGGACCACCGGGCACGTCGTGGCGAGCGCGAAGTCGATCAGGTAGGGCGCCCCGCTTTCCGCGGCCACCACGATGTTTGCCGGGCAGATATCCCGATGCATCACACCCCGGTGGTGCATCCCCGCGACCGCGTGGGCCAGCGATTCGGCGAGAGCGATCAGCGGGTCCGGCTCCAGCGGGGTGTCCTGTGGGCACAGCGCGGTGCCGTCGACATCGGCCAGCAGGATCGATCCCGTGTACTCCGCCGGCCCGGCGGCGAGCTGAACGACACCCTCGACTCCCGCCAGCCGTTCGAGGATCTCTGTTTCGTGACGCAACCGCTGCTGTGCATCCGGGCCCAGCGGCTCCTTCTGGATCACTGGTCCCTTCGGCAGCACGACCCGGCTGATCCGGGTCCGGTCCGAGGCGTGCAACAGCACTGATCGCGCCGTCACCGTCGGCGGATCCCTGCCCGGGGTCATCCGCCTGGCAGCCATGTGTTCGCCCTTACGCCGCACCACGACCAGCTCACCTGTCTAACCTGCCCGCAAACACAACGGAACCAACGGGCGCGGTCGCCGGCCAGCGCCGGGGGTGTGGGTCGGGGGGTGTGCGTCGGGGCGTGTGTCGCTTCAGGCGCAGGTGATGCGGGCCCGGCGGGGATCTCCCGCCGGATCCTCGCCGAGGCTGCGCGCTGGGCTCAGCTCATGCCGAGGTGGCCTGGGTCGAGGCCGGTGATGTCCCGCGCTCGGGGAGCCCGAGTGACCGCTCCCAGATCTTGTTGATCGTGTCGAGCAGGATCTCGCGGTCGTAGTCGGCGCCCTCGTAGGTCCAGGCCATGACCATCCGCTCGACCATGAGGGTCAGCGCATGCGCGGTGTGTCGTGGATCCAGGTCGGGATAGGCCAGCCCGGCCGCCTGCCATCTGCTGATCGCCCTGGTCACCCTGCCCTGGAAGTGCTCGGCGACCTCGTGCCACTGGGCCTTGAGCCGGTCGTCGTCATCCCGGGCCTGGTAGACCGCGCGCAGCACGTGGACGTTGCGCTGGAAGGCGTCGATGTAGGCCCGGTTGACCTCCTCGACGCTGCCGGCCGGGTCCAGCTGGGTGCTGACGTGATCGGGCGCCAGGGTGGTCAGCTCGGCGGAGACGTCCTTCATGACCTCGTGCAACAGGTCGTGCTTGGACCGGTAGTAGTTGTACAGCGTTCCGGAGGCCACCTTCGCCTCGGCGCTGATGTCGGAAAGCCGGGCGTTGTAGAACCCGTCCCGCTCGAAGACGACCCGCGCCGCCTCGGCGAGCCGCCGAGGCGTGGTCTCGCGCCGAGGGTCGTTGCGGGTTCGCCGGGGGCTCTCCGGAGTGTTCCCACGTTTCCGGCCAGCGGTAGGCGTCGGCACAACCACTCCTCGTTCGTCGTCATGGATCTGGCGCGGGCGGGTCTCCACGCCTCCGCAAGCTGCAGCGATGGTACGAGCCCGGATGTCGCGGCGGGGCAGCCCGCCCAGTCAAGCGTGTTCGGCCGCTCCCAATCAAGAGGTTGACGTCATCCTCAGTTTTGGTCTAACTTCCTGGCCGGTGACGCGCTTCACACCGAGGGGCCGAGGGTGGGGCCGGGTGCGGGGGCGCCGCGTCACACGAGCTGGCATCGAGAAGCGGGGCACTTCATGCGATTAATCGCGCGGAAGCGATCAAGGGTTGCCGTCGGTCTGGCACTGGGCCTCGTGCTCACGGTGACAGCGGCCTGCGGCGGCGATTCGAAGGATTCGGACGAGGCGTCGACGGGCCAGAACACCGCGACCGGCACACCGATCAAGGTGGGTTTCTTCAGCCCGGAAGGCGGTGTGAACACACTCCCCGGCGCCGTCGCTGGCATGAAGGCCGGTGTCTCGTATGTCAACACCGAGCTCGGCGGGGTCGACGGTCACCCGCTTGAGGTCGTCAGCTGCCCGATCGACGGCACGCCCGAGAAGACGATCTCGTGTGCCAACAAGTTCGTGCAGGACAAGGTCGTCGCGGCGTTCGACGGCTTCAACTACAGCTCGAGCGCGGGTGTCGACATTCTCGTCGACGCCAAGATTCCGCTGGTCGGCCAGATCGCGTTCGACCAGATCACGGGCAGCAAGGCCGACGGCCGGGTCTTCTTCGGCGCGCCGCAGGCCTCGTTCCTCGTGGGCGCGCTGCAGGGCTTCAAGGCCCAGGGCATGACCGCGGTGACCATGACCCTGGTGGACACGCCGTCCGGTCACAACACCGTGGACAACCAGCTCAAGCCGCTGGCGACCGCCCTGGGGCTGAAGGCGGAGGGGGTCTACTTCTCGGCCACCAACCCGAACTTCAGCGCGCTGGCCTCGACGATCGTCTCGACCAAGCCTGACGTCGCCGGGCTCGTCGCCTCGCCCAACGAG
Encoded here:
- a CDS encoding TetR/AcrR family transcriptional regulator; protein product: MPTPTAGRKRGNTPESPRRTRNDPRRETTPRRLAEAARVVFERDGFYNARLSDISAEAKVASGTLYNYYRSKHDLLHEVMKDVSAELTTLAPDHVSTQLDPAGSVEEVNRAYIDAFQRNVHVLRAVYQARDDDDRLKAQWHEVAEHFQGRVTRAISRWQAAGLAYPDLDPRHTAHALTLMVERMVMAWTYEGADYDREILLDTINKIWERSLGLPERGTSPASTQATSA
- a CDS encoding diguanylate cyclase, with the protein product MAARRMTPGRDPPTVTARSVLLHASDRTRISRVVLPKGPVIQKEPLGPDAQQRLRHETEILERLAGVEGVVQLAAGPAEYTGSILLADVDGTALCPQDTPLEPDPLIALAESLAHAVAGMHHRGVMHRDICPANIVVAAESGAPYLIDFALATTCPVVRPESGYHGATVGTLPYLAPELIGRTGRPVDQRADLYALGATLYELATGAPPFGTGNPFRIIHDHLTRVPTRPGTVNPSVPAGLSVIIMHLLEKEPDDRYQSADGLAHDLALVRHGAMAVRPGEHDLPMRPLAPSRLVGRDREVDELDAAFAKAITGGSHGVLVTGAPGVGKTSLVNALRPIVAGDNGWFVAGKFDQYRRGQDYDGVRQGLRALGRLLLAEPEDFLAQVRERMLRGLGSNAGLITATVPELAALLRVPPEPGDPMTAPVRLSRTPVEVLRAVVSATRPVVFFIDDLQWAERTPLSFIDLVFSGEERIAGLLLVAAYRESDIDAAHPLAPMLARWCGQRTGPQRLRLRALSPADQTSMVADMLHLAPEPAARLARAVAPSTGGNPYDVVELLNSLRRDGIVTPGPGGWRWDAAVLRRRLDRVEVTALLAARVATLPPDTAELLAAMACLGGQVELDVLAAAAGLPAEEVERLLTPALADGLLVRESDGHPSVRFHHDRTRESVLGGRPAREQATRRLRLARRLAARPELFAAAAEQYLPVVDAVQGTEERRAVGALFLRAAEQAKLLSNYPLVERFLAAAVELVDPADTDHLIAVLTERQAALYSLGRLEDADDTYRTICRLCTRPTQLTSATVVQVISLTNRGRASEATRLGLGQLRRLGVSVPGEGAVSAETDRGLDELPRWLDTTSEADDLRKPGVTDQNELAVIRLVNRLMVATFFCDQTLMAWLSIKMLEIWAQRGPDRTLIGPVSHLSIVSIVRRGDYRTGHRILQRILAVGKTLGYKPEIWQAQFIYVITSSHWFAPLEDIPPQGRQALEGLVRGGDLQNACWVHQALIGALLDSAPSLDVVAAAVDEALAFAARTGNRHAEGAFREYLRLVQALRGEATESAGDEAAELSLLADDPFSVANLHGARALLATILDRPADAARHAAAVVPCRFAIETNYSAAVARLTLAIALAAQVRAAGAQDAGAQDAGAQDAEQHDTPLRELDTSIEWLAARAADAPSNFLPLLRLVEAERAWAVGNFHEAAYAFDVALREVSVRTRPWHRALVLERAARFYLAHAMEEAGHALLATARRQYLEWGATAKVSQLDWAYPGLRSSTLAGITPATQEPTVALAAERPGRRSAVAIGTVDLLAVVAASQALSSETSVAGLQTKVAGILSEMTGATSVHLLLYDQEQDTWLVPTDSGDTVTLCEAGRRRVLPSSVVRYAARTHEPVVVANAARDDRFQRDAYFAGLEHCSLLTIPITIRRTLRAMLLLENRMIRGAFSAERLEGIMLIAGQLAVSLDNARVYASMERKVADRTKELAATNRQLAAANRQLEQLSVTDPLTGLANRRRLGEVLKAEWQRARQHGTPIALAMIDIDHFKLYNDHFGHAAGDRCLQRVAACLERNVGDALLTARYGGEEFTVVMPDTDLVTAARLGRRLCHAVEDLAEPHPLTAESIITVSIGVTAATPADDDGETPGDGVATLTNAADAALYRAKNGGRNQVKAA
- a CDS encoding hemerythrin domain-containing protein; amino-acid sequence: MANPNAYLLMHDGIRLELRRIADFAASLAAGRRVAGPAQLTALRAHVDEALDALHHHHVAEDDHLWPLLRQRGLGSGDLDTLDALSADHDRLDLLIQRLRATLADLAGPAESTGRARPNRPAGPTGNDGNNGNDGNDGSSVSALAAVTASLHNLMAEHLATEEALVVPAIEDRVSDDELTQLEKRVSRGAKMRLSFVLPWLAAANPQRAADVAAGLGPVLPLLLAASRSGYQRRLATAYGDLVVDPGPVLLRGSAEIFVPAPTDQVYAAVADVVGMAHHSPECYRCVWLDGASGPAVGARFRGWNRSRGMRWSRECEVVTAEPGREFAYRTRRTRSKPDSTLWRFQLRAHDGGTHLTQTFELSPSALVLRFERLSGRDVSTPVAMRQTLERLRDELTHLPADVDAARPMIGV
- a CDS encoding TetR/AcrR family transcriptional regulator: MKPTRAYRSPHRAAQAQATRAAILDAAVELFCADGYARTTMQAIAAKAGVAVESVYGLAPKARLLELALERTVVAGENTPLAQEESFRAALDAEDQRDQLRLFGVMAGRRARSYAAISRAYVQAAAQDEAIAAAWHEQERRRLQDMRLFVEAVAARGDLRPELTVECAATRLWAACNWYTAWLLYEAEPDRDEASVAGWFEVTAAALLLP
- a CDS encoding TSUP family transporter; its protein translation is MSVVLAGFVAGLVLATLTAPVGVSGAMFLLPVQLDLLSVPNPAVTPTNLLFNVIATPGSLLRYRQQKQLGGPLTRRLVAGTLPAVVLGAVVRVVFAPGAAVFRLLLACLLLPLGTWLCVRTLRPPRPRGAHAAAPGLRAVRPLAAVVGFVGGLYGIGGGSILGPILVGRGLPIAQVAPATLASTLLTSIAGAVTYALLALAAPGSIAPHWALGFACGFGGLLGGYLGARLQPRLPNTALRLLLGALAIMLAILYFARAT
- a CDS encoding ABC transporter substrate-binding protein; translated protein: MGPGAGAPRHTSWHREAGHFMRLIARKRSRVAVGLALGLVLTVTAACGGDSKDSDEASTGQNTATGTPIKVGFFSPEGGVNTLPGAVAGMKAGVSYVNTELGGVDGHPLEVVSCPIDGTPEKTISCANKFVQDKVVAAFDGFNYSSSAGVDILVDAKIPLVGQIAFDQITGSKADGRVFFGAPQASFLVGALQGFKAQGMTAVTMTLVDTPSGHNTVDNQLKPLATALGLKAEGVYFSATNPNFSALASTIVSTKPDVAGLVASPNESVCTQLVRNLRSLGYKGGVFLAACTGFIDAAPKDAPGAMMYAPGWLPGSEKYAPAEAGKQLETAAKEIKAAGGSKDFFAYGQFATVVDFATGLATAPSADGLTGEGVLTTLKGLKDFPTFLGSPATCGKPTSPNCTTQMLLFSVQDDLTLKPVGDTWIVPSPQILSAIPGAS
- a CDS encoding gluconokinase, with amino-acid sequence MGVSGSGKTTVGQLLAERLGVDYAEADAFHPPENIAKMSSGQPLNDEDRLPWLASIAVWITDRLAAGDGGVASCSALRARYRDVLGQGGPGTWFLHLDTPRELIVARVSGRRDHFMPVSLVDSQFAALEPLRPGEAGMAVDGSLPVDEIVNRAVDGLTAYWASTRPGPPPVRLPGRSRGSPA